A window of Cryptomeria japonica chromosome 3, Sugi_1.0, whole genome shotgun sequence contains these coding sequences:
- the LOC131045106 gene encoding ubiquitin-conjugating enzyme E2 32 isoform X2 has protein sequence MSEKYNINMKNPAVKRIMQELKEMQNNPSDDYMSLPLEFAIRGPRDTEFEGGIYHGRIQLPADYPLKPPSFMLLTPNGRFETQTKICLSISNYHPEHWQPSWSVRSALVALIAFMPTKPEGAVGSLDYSKEERSALAIKSRAHPPKFGNTDRQKLINEIHEYMLKKATLAPELSSVTDNQDASQPITPEVEDQANAVAVTSGEHLQAEEMVGDAHESHLNPDITPPIARTSAELRPHTEPGVRSPTEPGVRSPTEPGVPNGDVANRDHETRNNLTINRQHTSPDDRGLTLLAVGLSVAIIALLIKKFLKSYWWIGA, from the exons ATGTCAGAGAAATACAACATCAACATGAAGAATCCTGCTGTGAAGAGGATCATGCAGGAATTGAAAGAAATGCAGAACAATCCGAGCGATGATTACATGAGCCTTCCGTTGGAG TTTGCTATCAGAGGGCCTCGTGACACAGAGTTTGAGGGTGGGATCTATCACGGGCGGATCCAGTTGCCTGCCGATTACCCTCTCAAGCCCCCCTCTTTTATGCTGCTGACG CCTAATGGCAGATTTGAAACACAGACAAAAATATGCTTGAGCATATCAAATTATCATCCAGAGCATTGGCAGCCATCATGGAGTG TTCGATCTGCATTGGTGGCTCTTATTGCATTCATGCCAACAAAACCTGAGGGAGCTGTTGGGTCACTTGATTACAGTAAGGAAGAAAGGAGTGCTCTTGCCATTAAGTCCCGGGCTCATCCACCAAAGTTTGGGAACACAGACCGACAGAAACTAATTAACGAG ATTCACGAGTATATGTTGAAAAAGGCGACTCTCGCACCTGAACTTAGTTCTGTGACTGACAACCAAGATGCCTCACAACCTATAACACCTGAGGTTGAAGACCAGGCAAATGCAGTAGCCGTGACATCTGGAGAACATTTACAAGCAGAAGAGATGGTTGGGGATGCACATGAATCACATTTGAATCCTGATATAACTCCCCCAATAGCAAGAACCAGTGCAGAGTTGAGACCACACACAGAACCAGGAGTTAGATCACCTACAGAACCAGGAGTTAGATCACCTACAGAACCAGGAGTTCCAAATGGAGATGTAGCAAATAGGGATCATGAAACGAGGAATAACCTAACAATTAATAGACAACATACATCTCCTGATGATAGAGGTCTAACGTTATTAGCAGTTGGTTTGTCTGTGGCTATTATTGCCCTTCTTATCAAGAAGTTTTTGAAATCATATTGGTGGATTGGTGCTTAG
- the LOC131045106 gene encoding ubiquitin-conjugating enzyme E2 32 isoform X1, which translates to MSEKYNINMKNPAVKRIMQELKEMQNNPSDDYMSLPLEENVFEWQFAIRGPRDTEFEGGIYHGRIQLPADYPLKPPSFMLLTPNGRFETQTKICLSISNYHPEHWQPSWSVRSALVALIAFMPTKPEGAVGSLDYSKEERSALAIKSRAHPPKFGNTDRQKLINEIHEYMLKKATLAPELSSVTDNQDASQPITPEVEDQANAVAVTSGEHLQAEEMVGDAHESHLNPDITPPIARTSAELRPHTEPGVRSPTEPGVRSPTEPGVPNGDVANRDHETRNNLTINRQHTSPDDRGLTLLAVGLSVAIIALLIKKFLKSYWWIGA; encoded by the exons ATGTCAGAGAAATACAACATCAACATGAAGAATCCTGCTGTGAAGAGGATCATGCAGGAATTGAAAGAAATGCAGAACAATCCGAGCGATGATTACATGAGCCTTCCGTTGGAG GAAAATGTATTTGAGTGGCAGTTTGCTATCAGAGGGCCTCGTGACACAGAGTTTGAGGGTGGGATCTATCACGGGCGGATCCAGTTGCCTGCCGATTACCCTCTCAAGCCCCCCTCTTTTATGCTGCTGACG CCTAATGGCAGATTTGAAACACAGACAAAAATATGCTTGAGCATATCAAATTATCATCCAGAGCATTGGCAGCCATCATGGAGTG TTCGATCTGCATTGGTGGCTCTTATTGCATTCATGCCAACAAAACCTGAGGGAGCTGTTGGGTCACTTGATTACAGTAAGGAAGAAAGGAGTGCTCTTGCCATTAAGTCCCGGGCTCATCCACCAAAGTTTGGGAACACAGACCGACAGAAACTAATTAACGAG ATTCACGAGTATATGTTGAAAAAGGCGACTCTCGCACCTGAACTTAGTTCTGTGACTGACAACCAAGATGCCTCACAACCTATAACACCTGAGGTTGAAGACCAGGCAAATGCAGTAGCCGTGACATCTGGAGAACATTTACAAGCAGAAGAGATGGTTGGGGATGCACATGAATCACATTTGAATCCTGATATAACTCCCCCAATAGCAAGAACCAGTGCAGAGTTGAGACCACACACAGAACCAGGAGTTAGATCACCTACAGAACCAGGAGTTAGATCACCTACAGAACCAGGAGTTCCAAATGGAGATGTAGCAAATAGGGATCATGAAACGAGGAATAACCTAACAATTAATAGACAACATACATCTCCTGATGATAGAGGTCTAACGTTATTAGCAGTTGGTTTGTCTGTGGCTATTATTGCCCTTCTTATCAAGAAGTTTTTGAAATCATATTGGTGGATTGGTGCTTAG